In Edaphobacter paludis, a single window of DNA contains:
- the fucP gene encoding L-fucose:H+ symporter permease: MQISAPVGGSTKVDDGRKHPMFPVGHLLPFIFVTVLFFLWGMSNNLTDILVQQFKKSFELSQFSAQLVQTANFFGYFCMAIPAALLMRKWGYKAGMVTGLVIFGAGMVIFWPAAVTHQYSLFLIALFTVGSGASVLETAANPFIAQFGDPQTSEQRLNFSQAFNPPGTITGVLIGTYFIFSGVEPKAPQIAAMRLAGTYQTYLQGEIMRVVPTYLTFGVVVLLCALILSRTKFPVMKSEHEGEGENHGSFGELLRIPTIWIAVAANFCNVGAQISSWSSLIPYMKQYTVVTERTAAFYLLATLIAMAVGRFVSTPLMRFVRPSRMLGLYGVVNALLMLVAVNRPGLLGAWGIVASGFFISIMYPTIFALGLKGLGRNTKIGGSLLVMAIVGGAIFPPLSGLIARQTGSVALGYLVPMVGFLGVAAYGFYQSAQRSLLSGPAY; the protein is encoded by the coding sequence ATGCAGATTTCGGCGCCCGTTGGCGGAAGTACGAAGGTGGACGATGGCAGGAAGCATCCGATGTTTCCTGTGGGACATTTGCTGCCGTTTATTTTTGTTACGGTCTTGTTCTTTCTGTGGGGAATGTCGAATAACCTGACCGACATTCTTGTGCAGCAGTTCAAGAAATCGTTCGAGCTGTCACAGTTCAGCGCGCAACTGGTGCAGACGGCCAACTTCTTCGGATATTTCTGCATGGCGATTCCGGCTGCACTGCTGATGCGGAAGTGGGGCTATAAGGCAGGGATGGTAACCGGGTTGGTCATCTTCGGGGCGGGGATGGTGATCTTCTGGCCAGCGGCGGTAACCCATCAGTATTCGCTGTTTTTGATCGCGCTGTTTACGGTGGGCAGCGGAGCTTCGGTGCTGGAGACGGCGGCGAATCCGTTTATTGCGCAGTTCGGTGACCCACAGACATCGGAGCAGCGTTTGAATTTTTCGCAGGCATTCAATCCTCCGGGAACGATTACCGGCGTGCTGATTGGGACCTACTTCATCTTCTCCGGGGTGGAACCGAAAGCGCCCCAGATTGCGGCGATGAGGCTAGCGGGAACCTATCAAACCTATCTGCAAGGCGAGATTATGCGGGTAGTGCCGACCTATCTGACGTTCGGCGTAGTGGTGCTGCTGTGCGCGCTGATTCTTTCGCGGACGAAGTTTCCGGTGATGAAGTCGGAGCATGAGGGTGAAGGCGAGAACCACGGTAGCTTCGGCGAGTTGCTGCGGATTCCGACGATCTGGATTGCGGTGGCCGCGAACTTCTGCAATGTGGGTGCACAGATCTCTTCGTGGAGCAGCCTGATTCCTTACATGAAACAGTACACCGTCGTGACCGAGCGGACGGCTGCGTTTTATCTGCTGGCGACGCTGATTGCGATGGCGGTTGGACGGTTTGTTTCGACCCCGCTGATGCGATTTGTCCGGCCTAGCAGGATGCTCGGGCTCTATGGAGTTGTCAATGCGCTGCTGATGTTGGTGGCGGTCAATCGTCCGGGGCTCCTGGGCGCTTGGGGGATTGTGGCCAGCGGATTCTTCATCTCGATTATGTATCCCACGATTTTTGCCCTTGGGCTAAAGGGATTGGGGCGAAATACGAAAATCGGTGGATCACTCCTGGTCATGGCGATCGTTGGAGGAGCGATTTTTCCGCCGCTGTCTGGACTCATTGCTCGACAGACTGGGAGCGTGGCGCTGGGTTATCTGGTGCCGATGGTTGGCTTCCTCGGCGTAGCGGCTTATGGGTTTTACCAATCGGCCCAGCGCAGCTTACTTTCGGGGCCGGCTTATTGA
- the treS gene encoding maltose alpha-D-glucosyltransferase has protein sequence MKKAGSATDPLWYKDAIIYELHVRAFADSNNDGIGDFGGLLSRLDYLQDLGVTCIWLLPFFPSPLRDDGYDIADYVDVNPSYGTIDDFKQFLDAAHQRGMQVMIELVINHTSDQHPWFQAARLAPKGSPEREMYVWSDTDKLFEGVRIIFTDTEKSNWSWDEIAQQYYWHRFFSHQPDLNFDNPRVMEEVLTAMRFWLDLGVDALRLDAIPYLIERDGTSCENVPETHVKIKEIRAVIDAEYGSRTILAEANMWPADVRPYFGDGDECHMAFHFPLMPRIYMALRQEDRLPITDIMAQTPAIPDNCQWGLFLRNHDELTLEMVTSDERDYMYLAYSADPRMRINVGIRRRLAPLLDNNRHRIELLNSLLFSFPGTPILYYGDEIGMGDNIYLGDRNGVRTPMQWTSDRNAGFSRAVPARLYAPVIMDPIWGYQAINVEAQLSDQSSLLHWTRNMIALRKLFQVFGRGTLEFLNPENRKVLAYIRRYDRQDGSPSEIVLCVANLSRFAQPVSLDLSEFANMVPVEMLGYVPFPPVTAQPYPLTLSPYSFLWLELQPAAEAPEPIAIQDGERTLELLSPTLDGLLTGTGLELLQQILPTYLPHQRWFGAKSRTIKTVCVLDWVQLPNINAALVFLELTYENAAPDETKDIYQLPLTISAGEEVEIIRASAPGSIIATLTTPGGPAILHDAVAREDLRQSLLSLIESNREISAQHGVLQGSGSTAFAEVRGTGPLHARTGSAEQSNTSILYDSKLIMKLFRRLQPGENPDTEIGRFLTETAHFPRIAPFLGDIRLTTKDSEPITVAMLQGLVENEGDGWQWTLDDLARYYESAVTSTPPHDTGKQPSFLDPLEREVQTEAHTTACEHAGLYLEAAALLGRRTAEMHLALATATADTAFSPEPFSPSDLEADATRIDAQIVRTLDALKQGMSHLTDDATVDSAALLLSRRIDLFARANVITSSAPGSSGQRIRIHGDYHLGQILRSRGDFVILDFEGEPARPLMERRAKQSPLKDIAGMLRSFSYAAYAGLHAFTQRHPPNNEADAHHLEAWTRLWQNTVSTEFLHAYRQTISANPHLIPQPHQANVLLNAYLLEKALYELLYEINNRPGWVRIPLAGILALPREPNMP, from the coding sequence GTGAAGAAAGCCGGCAGCGCCACCGATCCCCTCTGGTACAAAGACGCGATCATCTACGAATTGCACGTCCGCGCCTTTGCGGACTCCAACAACGACGGCATCGGCGACTTCGGCGGCTTGCTTTCCCGTCTCGATTACCTCCAGGACCTCGGCGTCACCTGCATCTGGCTGCTTCCTTTCTTTCCCTCACCCCTGCGCGACGACGGCTACGACATCGCCGACTACGTGGACGTTAATCCCAGCTACGGCACCATTGACGACTTCAAGCAGTTCCTTGACGCTGCCCATCAACGCGGCATGCAGGTCATGATCGAGCTGGTCATCAACCACACCTCCGACCAGCATCCCTGGTTTCAGGCAGCGCGTCTTGCCCCCAAAGGCTCACCCGAGCGCGAAATGTATGTCTGGTCCGACACCGACAAACTATTCGAAGGCGTCCGCATCATCTTTACCGACACGGAAAAATCCAACTGGAGCTGGGACGAGATTGCCCAGCAGTATTATTGGCACCGCTTCTTCTCTCACCAGCCCGATCTCAACTTCGACAACCCACGTGTCATGGAAGAAGTCCTCACAGCCATGCGCTTCTGGCTGGACCTTGGAGTCGACGCCCTCCGTCTCGATGCCATTCCCTATCTCATCGAACGAGACGGCACCAGTTGCGAGAACGTCCCCGAAACTCACGTCAAGATCAAGGAAATTCGCGCCGTCATCGACGCCGAATATGGAAGCCGCACCATCCTCGCCGAAGCCAACATGTGGCCCGCTGACGTCCGTCCTTACTTCGGCGACGGCGACGAGTGCCACATGGCATTCCACTTTCCCCTGATGCCCCGCATCTACATGGCGCTGCGGCAGGAAGACCGCCTGCCCATCACCGACATCATGGCCCAGACTCCGGCCATTCCCGACAATTGCCAGTGGGGTCTCTTCCTTCGCAACCACGATGAGCTAACCCTCGAGATGGTCACCAGCGACGAGCGCGACTACATGTACCTCGCCTACTCTGCCGATCCGCGCATGAGGATCAACGTAGGCATTCGCCGCCGCCTCGCCCCGCTGCTCGACAACAACCGCCATCGCATCGAACTGCTCAACTCGCTGCTTTTCAGCTTTCCCGGCACGCCCATCCTCTACTACGGCGACGAGATCGGCATGGGCGACAACATCTATCTCGGCGACCGTAACGGCGTCCGCACACCCATGCAATGGACCTCCGACCGCAACGCCGGTTTCTCACGCGCGGTCCCCGCCAGGCTCTACGCTCCCGTCATCATGGACCCCATCTGGGGCTATCAGGCTATCAACGTAGAGGCCCAGCTCAGCGATCAGTCCTCGCTCCTACACTGGACGCGCAACATGATCGCCCTGCGCAAGCTCTTCCAGGTGTTCGGCCGCGGCACGCTCGAGTTTCTCAACCCGGAAAACCGCAAAGTCCTCGCCTACATCCGCCGCTACGATCGCCAGGATGGCTCTCCATCCGAGATCGTTCTATGCGTGGCCAATCTCTCCCGCTTCGCCCAACCCGTCTCGCTCGACCTCTCGGAGTTCGCCAACATGGTCCCGGTTGAGATGCTGGGCTACGTGCCTTTCCCTCCCGTCACAGCGCAACCCTATCCGCTTACTCTCTCGCCATACTCCTTTCTCTGGCTCGAACTCCAGCCGGCCGCGGAGGCTCCTGAACCCATCGCCATCCAGGATGGAGAACGCACCCTCGAACTTCTCTCTCCCACCCTCGATGGCCTGCTCACCGGGACTGGCCTTGAACTCCTGCAGCAGATACTTCCAACCTATCTGCCCCACCAGCGCTGGTTCGGGGCGAAGTCTCGCACCATCAAAACCGTCTGCGTCCTCGATTGGGTTCAACTTCCCAACATCAACGCTGCTCTTGTATTCCTCGAACTCACATACGAAAACGCTGCACCGGACGAAACAAAAGACATCTACCAACTCCCCCTCACCATCTCCGCCGGCGAGGAGGTCGAGATTATTCGCGCCAGCGCTCCAGGCAGCATCATCGCCACCCTCACCACTCCCGGCGGTCCTGCCATTCTGCACGATGCTGTCGCCCGCGAAGATCTGCGTCAGTCGCTTCTAAGCCTCATCGAAAGCAACCGCGAAATATCCGCACAACACGGCGTCCTCCAAGGCAGCGGAAGCACCGCTTTCGCGGAGGTCCGTGGCACGGGGCCACTCCACGCTCGAACCGGATCAGCGGAACAGTCGAATACCTCGATCCTCTACGACTCTAAGCTCATCATGAAGCTCTTCCGCCGTCTCCAGCCGGGGGAAAATCCCGACACAGAGATAGGCCGCTTCCTCACCGAGACCGCGCACTTCCCACGCATCGCTCCCTTCCTCGGCGATATCCGACTCACGACAAAAGATTCCGAGCCCATCACCGTTGCCATGCTCCAGGGTCTGGTCGAAAACGAAGGCGACGGCTGGCAGTGGACGCTCGATGATCTCGCCCGCTACTACGAAAGCGCAGTAACTTCGACCCCGCCGCACGACACGGGCAAGCAGCCTTCCTTCCTCGATCCGCTGGAGAGAGAAGTCCAGACTGAAGCGCACACCACTGCCTGTGAACACGCGGGCCTCTATCTCGAGGCAGCCGCCCTTCTCGGCCGCCGCACCGCCGAGATGCACCTTGCCCTCGCTACAGCCACAGCGGACACTGCCTTCTCTCCTGAACCTTTCTCTCCCTCCGACCTCGAAGCCGATGCAACCCGTATCGACGCGCAGATCGTCCGCACCCTCGACGCTCTTAAACAGGGCATGTCACACCTGACCGATGACGCCACCGTCGACAGCGCGGCCCTTCTCCTCAGCCGGCGTATCGATCTCTTCGCCCGAGCTAATGTCATCACCTCCTCCGCGCCTGGCAGCTCCGGCCAACGTATCCGCATTCATGGCGACTACCATCTTGGGCAAATCCTCCGCTCCCGCGGCGACTTCGTCATTCTCGACTTCGAAGGAGAGCCCGCGCGACCGCTGATGGAGCGCCGCGCCAAACAATCTCCGCTCAAAGACATAGCCGGAATGCTGCGCTCCTTCAGCTACGCGGCCTACGCCGGACTGCACGCCTTCACCCAGCGCCACCCGCCCAACAACGAGGCTGACGCCCACCACCTCGAAGCCTGGACACGTCTGTGGCAAAACACGGTGTCGACCGAATTTCTCCACGCCTACCGGCAGACGATCAGCGCCAACCCACATCTCATCCCGCAACCCCACCAGGCCAACGTCCTGCTCAACGCATATCTTCTCGAGAAGGCGCTTTATGAGCTACTCTACGAGATCAATAATCGGCCCGGATGGGTGCGTATTCCGCTCGCAGGAATCCTCGCTCTTCCCCGCGAACCAAACATGCCGTAA
- a CDS encoding alpha-1,4-glucan--maltose-1-phosphate maltosyltransferase, whose translation MKPVEGRKRVIIENVQPQVDCGRYPARRTLGDVVTVTAAVFADGHDHVAGRLLYRHEKERTWRSTPIAPLTNDLWSANFTVDKPGTWNYTIEAWVDHFGTWCADLQKRLAAQHNPSADPVTASQNIPLALRTGALLLEDASTRAKGADAKLLNQILVSLRWMADQNTDLSEYPLCDEIIALVNRYPDLTLATRHPQRLALWVDRERARFSTWYELFPRSASADPNRHGTFADVETLLPDIAAMGFDVLYLPPLHPIGDAFRKGPNNSVIASEGDPGSPWAIGTKDGGHTAIHRELGTLADFEHLVAAVGAHGMELALDIAFQCSPDHPWVSEHPDWFIKRPDGSIQYAENPPKKYQDIYPLNFESPSWRALWQALHDVFDYWIQHGVHIFRVDNPHTKALPFWEWCITEIHKKHPDIIFLAEAFTRPHVMYSLAKAGFTQSYTYFTWRNTSAELQQYFEEITKPPVTDFFRPNLWPNTPDILHATLQNGGRAAFMQRLILAATLGANYGIYGPAFELGESLPAKPGSEEYLNSEKYEIRQWDRNASHSLAPLITKLNQIRRENKALQSDTSLHFHRVDSPHILCYSKTTGDNLILVAINLDPTQEQAGWIDLDLKRLGIAHEQNFDVEDLLTGNHYQWHDRSNYVALRPDVMPAHIFRITREPGFGNENGNGTKLTSAVPQAEIIE comes from the coding sequence ATGAAACCAGTTGAAGGTCGCAAGCGCGTCATCATCGAGAATGTTCAGCCGCAAGTGGACTGCGGGCGTTATCCCGCCCGACGAACCCTCGGCGATGTTGTAACTGTCACCGCCGCGGTCTTTGCCGACGGACACGATCACGTCGCCGGCCGCCTGCTCTATCGCCATGAGAAGGAACGGACGTGGCGCTCCACGCCGATAGCGCCGCTCACCAATGACCTTTGGTCGGCGAATTTTACGGTGGACAAGCCCGGCACATGGAACTACACCATTGAGGCATGGGTCGATCACTTCGGAACCTGGTGCGCGGATCTTCAGAAGCGCCTCGCCGCCCAGCATAATCCGTCCGCCGACCCCGTCACGGCTTCGCAGAATATTCCGCTCGCGCTTCGCACTGGTGCCCTTCTTTTGGAAGATGCGTCTACTCGGGCCAAGGGCGCCGATGCCAAACTTCTCAATCAGATCCTCGTGTCTCTCCGTTGGATGGCCGATCAGAACACGGATCTCTCCGAATATCCGCTTTGCGACGAAATTATCGCCCTGGTCAATCGATATCCTGACCTCACCCTGGCCACGCGACATCCTCAAAGGCTTGCTCTTTGGGTCGACCGCGAACGTGCGCGCTTCTCCACATGGTATGAACTGTTCCCTCGCTCCGCCTCCGCCGATCCAAACCGCCATGGCACCTTCGCGGATGTTGAAACGCTGCTGCCCGATATCGCAGCCATGGGCTTCGACGTCCTTTATCTCCCGCCCCTTCATCCCATCGGCGACGCTTTCCGCAAGGGCCCTAACAACAGCGTCATCGCATCCGAAGGCGACCCTGGCAGCCCGTGGGCCATCGGCACGAAAGATGGAGGCCACACTGCGATTCACCGGGAACTCGGCACTCTCGCCGATTTCGAACACCTCGTCGCCGCAGTAGGGGCGCATGGCATGGAGCTTGCCCTCGACATTGCCTTCCAGTGCTCCCCCGACCATCCCTGGGTCAGTGAACATCCTGACTGGTTTATCAAGCGGCCTGACGGTTCGATCCAATACGCGGAAAATCCGCCAAAAAAATATCAGGACATCTATCCGCTCAACTTCGAATCCCCCAGTTGGCGCGCCCTTTGGCAAGCTCTCCACGACGTCTTCGACTACTGGATTCAGCACGGCGTCCACATCTTCCGAGTCGACAATCCGCACACTAAGGCGCTGCCATTCTGGGAGTGGTGCATCACAGAGATTCACAAGAAGCACCCAGATATCATCTTTCTCGCTGAGGCCTTTACTCGTCCGCACGTGATGTACTCGCTTGCCAAGGCCGGCTTCACCCAGTCCTATACCTACTTCACCTGGCGGAACACGAGCGCCGAGTTGCAGCAGTACTTTGAAGAGATCACCAAACCGCCCGTCACAGATTTCTTCCGTCCCAATCTCTGGCCCAACACGCCAGACATCCTGCATGCCACACTTCAGAACGGCGGTCGTGCCGCCTTCATGCAGCGCCTCATTCTCGCGGCCACGCTGGGCGCGAACTATGGCATTTACGGACCAGCCTTCGAGCTTGGCGAAAGCCTGCCAGCAAAGCCCGGCAGCGAGGAATATCTCAACAGCGAAAAATATGAGATCCGCCAGTGGGACCGCAATGCCAGTCACTCCCTCGCACCCCTGATCACGAAGCTCAATCAGATTCGCCGTGAAAATAAAGCGTTGCAAAGCGATACTTCACTGCACTTTCATCGCGTCGACAGCCCTCACATTCTTTGCTACAGCAAGACGACAGGGGACAACCTTATCCTTGTGGCCATCAATCTCGATCCCACACAGGAGCAGGCGGGCTGGATCGACCTGGATCTGAAGCGCCTCGGCATCGCGCATGAACAGAACTTCGATGTAGAAGATCTGCTCACCGGCAACCATTACCAGTGGCATGACCGCAGTAACTACGTCGCCCTGCGCCCCGACGTAATGCCCGCCCACATCTTCCGCATCACCCGTGAACCCGGCTTCGGAAATGAAAACGGAAATGGTACTAAACTCACCTCAGCAGTTCCACAGGCGGAGATCATAGAGTGA
- a CDS encoding glycoside hydrolase family 15 protein, which translates to MVERKKQERNEKKKKTLHAARIEDYCLIGDCETAALVSREASIDWLCWPTFSSGACFAALLGTRDHGFWKIAPAGKIKAIRRQYQAHTLVVETTFETAKGEVCVTDFMPPRNDHSSVVRIVHGVRGEVAMRMDLAIRFDYGRTTPWVTSTHSEWRAVAGGDMVVLRTKVPLRGKDMTTVSEFTVKADETVSFTLTSLSSLAEVSPELPPAKALAETQRLWTEWTHRNIYKGPYKEAVERSLITLKALTYRPSGGIVAAVTTSLPEKIGGSRNWDYRYCWLRDTAFTLMVLMLAGYEEEAIAWRRWLLRAIAGAPDQVQTIYGIWGERQLLEWEAEWLPGYEKSQPVRIGNAAVNQFQLDVFGEVAAALARTPEAEDSIRVPATALQASLVDHLCDVWQEPDEGIWETRGGRKHFTYSKVMAWVAVDRAIKHFEKYDGGGDVKRWRKVREQIHREVCKKGFNKKLNSFVQSYGSQQLDASCLRIVLVGFLPPEDPRIRGTVEAIEQRLMKGGFVQRYDTKKSKDGLPPGEGVFLACSFWMVTNLWLIGRKDDAVALFERLLKLRNDVGLLSEEYDPKAKRLLGNFPQALTHIALIHAAYVLSGMWRPEAPK; encoded by the coding sequence ATGGTAGAACGGAAGAAACAGGAGCGGAACGAAAAAAAGAAGAAAACGCTGCACGCTGCACGAATTGAGGATTATTGCCTGATTGGAGATTGCGAGACGGCGGCGCTGGTCTCCCGTGAAGCGTCGATTGACTGGTTGTGCTGGCCGACGTTCTCCTCGGGTGCATGTTTTGCGGCGCTGTTGGGGACGCGGGACCATGGCTTCTGGAAGATAGCTCCTGCGGGCAAGATCAAAGCAATCAGACGACAATACCAGGCACACACGCTGGTGGTGGAGACGACGTTTGAGACGGCAAAGGGCGAGGTATGCGTGACCGACTTCATGCCTCCGCGCAATGATCATTCGAGTGTGGTGAGGATAGTCCATGGCGTGCGCGGCGAGGTTGCCATGCGAATGGATCTTGCGATCCGCTTCGACTATGGACGTACGACCCCGTGGGTGACAAGCACGCATAGCGAGTGGCGGGCAGTCGCGGGTGGAGACATGGTAGTGCTGCGGACGAAGGTCCCGCTCCGCGGCAAGGATATGACAACAGTAAGCGAATTTACTGTGAAGGCGGACGAGACGGTGTCCTTTACGCTGACAAGCTTGTCCTCGCTCGCGGAGGTTTCGCCGGAGTTGCCTCCCGCCAAAGCATTGGCGGAGACGCAGCGGCTCTGGACGGAGTGGACCCACCGGAACATATATAAAGGCCCGTACAAGGAGGCAGTCGAGCGCTCGCTGATCACACTCAAGGCGCTGACATATCGTCCTTCCGGAGGAATTGTTGCCGCGGTGACGACCTCGCTGCCTGAAAAAATCGGCGGCTCGCGCAACTGGGACTATCGCTATTGCTGGCTTCGCGACACTGCATTCACGCTGATGGTGTTGATGCTGGCGGGATATGAGGAGGAGGCGATTGCGTGGCGAAGGTGGCTGCTGCGTGCGATCGCCGGGGCGCCGGACCAGGTGCAGACGATATACGGGATATGGGGGGAACGGCAGCTTTTAGAGTGGGAGGCCGAATGGCTGCCCGGCTATGAAAAGTCGCAGCCAGTTCGTATTGGCAATGCCGCTGTAAATCAGTTTCAGCTGGATGTGTTCGGTGAAGTTGCGGCAGCGCTGGCGAGAACGCCCGAAGCGGAGGACAGCATCCGCGTTCCAGCGACGGCGTTGCAGGCATCACTGGTCGATCATCTTTGCGATGTCTGGCAAGAGCCGGATGAAGGAATCTGGGAGACGCGCGGCGGACGCAAGCACTTCACGTACTCGAAGGTGATGGCTTGGGTTGCTGTGGACCGTGCTATTAAACACTTTGAAAAATATGACGGCGGCGGTGACGTCAAACGTTGGAGGAAAGTCCGGGAGCAGATCCACCGAGAGGTATGCAAAAAGGGCTTCAATAAGAAGTTGAACAGCTTTGTACAGTCTTACGGGTCCCAGCAACTGGATGCGTCCTGTCTTCGAATTGTGCTGGTTGGGTTTCTGCCGCCCGAGGATCCGCGCATTCGCGGAACCGTGGAGGCAATCGAGCAACGGCTGATGAAGGGTGGATTCGTGCAGCGCTATGACACAAAGAAATCCAAAGATGGACTGCCTCCAGGGGAAGGCGTCTTTCTGGCGTGCAGCTTCTGGATGGTGACGAATCTATGGCTCATCGGGCGCAAAGACGATGCCGTCGCGCTCTTCGAGCGGTTGCTTAAATTACGAAATGATGTGGGTCTGCTTTCGGAGGAATATGATCCCAAAGCGAAGCGGCTGCTGGGTAATTTTCCGCAGGCGTTGACACATATCGCACTTATCCACGCGGCGTACGTTCTCTCCGGCATGTGGCGGCCTGAGGCCCCTAAGTAG